From the Gemmatimonadota bacterium genome, the window GCGCCGCCCGCGCGCCGGTTCAAGAGCGAAAGCTCGCTGTCAGCGCGGTAGTTGGACATGAGCGAGTCCACCGCGGTGACGGCGGCGCGGGCGGAGTGGATGGCGGCCGCGGCGGCAGCGGAGTCTGGGTGCCAGGCGACGACCTCCAGGAGCGTCCCCATGACCGGCCAGGCGCGCCGGACCTCGGCCAACTCGCCGGCCGCGGAACGGGCGGCACGATCGCCCGTCGCGCCGGGTCGCTCCGCGCTCTCTTCTCCGCCGCAAGCCGCCAGCGCCAGCGCCAGCGCGGCGCACGCCGGTCCCCTCACGCGGCGGCTGGCCTGCGCGGCTCGCCGCGCGCGAACCACATTTCGCGCAGCGGCCACCCCACCAGCACCGCGAAGACGATCGTCATGAGCGTGGTGCCGGTGATCTGCAGCCAGCCGAAGCCCGGCCCCACGTAGCGGATCAGCCACGGCGACGCGGCGTCCACCAGGACCGACGCGAACGCCGCCACGTAGACCCACAGCTTGACCGAGGAGCGCACCGGCACGAGCGCGAACAGGTGGCACAGCACGAAGAAGAAGAAGGCCTGCCCGAACAGGTGCGGGTGGGTGGCGTCCAGCAACTCCAGCGGGGACTTCTCGAGCAGGTCGACGCCGTTCCCGCGCATGTAGGAGGCGGCGCCCGCCGGGCTGAGACCCGTGCGCACCCAGTGGTTGAGAACGCCCACCGCCAGGGCCAGCGCGGACACGCCCAGGAACGCGGTGATCAGCACGCGGATGTGCAGACCCGCGCGGCGGAGCGAGAAGCCCTGGTAGGTGAAGAACTGGGTCACGGCCGTTCGCTCGGCGCTACCGGGCCGCCGACCACTCCTCCACAACGACCAGGATCTTGCGGACGCCGGCGTTCACCGAGCGCACCGAGATGGTGGCCCCGCTGATGTTGACGATGTCGCTGTTGATGCGGATGGCGTCCGACGAGTCCTTGCCCCGGTACTGCCGCAGGAAGCGCTGCCGCTGCACCTGGCCGCCGCGGCTCTCGCGGTACACCAGGATGGCGGTGTCGCGCACGCGGAGATCGGGGCTCACGCCGACCATGAGGGTGATCGGACGATACTTGCCGCGCTCGTCGGTGACGACCGCATAGCCCATGAGACCGGAGGCCGAGCGCACCTCCATGATCTCGTAGCGCGGCTCGAAGAGGCGCCGGCCGAGCCGCTCCTCCATGGACGCGCGCCGCTCCGCGCTGGGGCGCCAGGCGGTCGTCTCGACCGCGGCGTGCCCGGGGAAGACCTCGCGCAGCGCCTCCTCCACGGTGAGCAGTACCCGCTCCTCCGGGTCCGGAGCGCGCGCGAACTGGGCAGCGGCCGGGGTGGGCACAAGGGAGGCGACGCCGAGTCCGAGCCCGGCGGCGAGCAGGAGAGCGCCTAACCCGCCGGCGCTCCGCGTACAGTGACTGGGTGAGTCCTGTTCCATGGCCTCGTTGAGAACGAATCTCATTCTCTATTGTAGCCTGGCGCCCGCTGGCCCGGCAACCCGCGCCGCGGCGCGTCCGACGACGCGTTCCGGGTCGAAGCGCGGCCCCCGCTCCCGGCGCGCCCACATCTCCCACATCGCCAGGGTCGAGAGCCCCGCGGCGAGCGCCGGCTGGGCCAACAACGCGCCGCTCGTCGGGGCTGCCCACCCGGCCCCCGCGAAAGCGACCAGGAAGGGTGAGGCGGACAGCACGACGGCGCCCGCCACGTACGCCAGCAGCAGGCCGGTGCCCAGCCGGCGCGCGACCCCCGAACGCGCCATCACGGCGCCGAAAATCAGCAGCGCCAGCGCGTACGTGGTGAGCGCCAGCCAGGCGTCGCCCAGCACCTCCTCGAAGCCCCGCGGGAAAAGCAGTACGGTGGCCGCCGCGTCGCCCTCGTTGCCCCGATACCACTCCGCAATGGCGCGCGGCGACAGGCCGGTGCGCGCCGCCTGGTGGGCGGTGTGCGCCGCCGTGCCGGCGGTCATGAACAGCAGCACGCCGGTGTACAGGACCCGGTAGCCCGCGCTCAAGCGGTGCAGGGTCAGCACGGGCGGCCGCCGCGGTTCCGCCCGAAAGGCGCGCTAGAAATAGGACGCCAGCGAGAAGAAGATCTTCTGCTCCGCGTCGCCGAACTCGCCCGCGGCGTCCTGGAACCAGTCGGTCAGGAGGTCCACCTTGAACGCGGTCTCCTCCACCGGCCGCCAGTTGAGCCCCAACGTCAGCCGCCGCTGCCGGGCGTCGTCCAGGTCGCTGTCCAGGTCTATCTCGCCCCAGCGGCCCACCGCGGTGAACACCGAGCTGGGGAACATGCCGATCGCGCCCTGGCCGAAGTGCAGATTGGCCTGCGCGTAGTAGCCGAACTGTGCATCGGCGGTGCCGGCGGGCGCGTCCAGCGTGGCCCACGCGGCTTCGCCGAGCAACTCCACGGGGCCGCGTGTGAAGATCGCGTCGGCGGCGGCGATGGTGAGCGTCTCATCGCCCGCGAGGCCGAGCGCTGCTTGCTCGTCCGCGTCGTCGGGCGCGTACACGCCGTGGTGCGCCGAGGCGCCGACCTCCACGCCTAGCACCGGCGAGTAGCCGATCCGTCCCACGACGGATTTCTCGGCGTTGTTGTCGGTCTCGACGCTGCCCCGCCCCGAGCGCAGCCGCGCCTCCCCATCGCCCGCCAGCAGGTCCGCGTCGAAGCCGTTCACCACGTACGCCTCGTACGTCACCACGGCGCTCTCGCTGGGATAGATGGTCCCGAAGAAACCGACGCCCGCCTCCGACAGCGTGGTGGGAATGATCTGGCGGTTCACCAGCGGACGCTCGGTCAGGTCGTTCACCGGCGAGTCGTGGACCAGGTTGAACTTGCCCAGCGGCGACAGCAGGATGCCGCCGCGCAGGTTGATCCAGTCCGCGAAGGACACGTCGAGCGCCGCGAACTCGACCTTGATCTCGTCGGCGCCGTGCTCGAACTCGAGCTCGGTTCCGAAGTGGATGCGGTCGGTGATCTCGGCGAAGATGAACGGGATCAGGCGGTGCTGGTCGAAGGTCAGCTCGTCGGTCTCGAGCGCGGCCTCCAGCTCCAGGTCCACGTAGCCGCCCACGGCGGCGCCGCCGCCCTGCCACACGAACGGCCGGCCGTAGATGCCGGACACCGTCCGTTGGCGCTGGTCGGGGACCGCGCCGCGCCGCTCTTCGGCGTGCATCTCTCCGGTCAGGCGCCCCTCCAGCAGCGCCGCCTGCTGCGCCACCAGCAGCTCCAGGTCCTCCAGCCGCTGCCTCAGCTCTTCGACTTCGGCCTCGAGCGTGTCGCTCGGCTCCTGGGCGGCCGCCGGCGCGGCCACCCCAGGTGCTCCCAGGGACGCGCTCGCTACCACCGCGAACGCGAGAATGTATTTTCGCATCGCACTCTAGTTGATACTGATTCTCATGTAGCTCCATGGGCAAGCTCGCGCGCGTGGGGCGTGGCGTCAAGAGCGCCCGGTGGACGGACGCGCCAGCGCCGGCGAGACCACGCGACGGCCCCCCGCATTGACCCCGGCTGACGCCTTTGCGTATGCTGATGGACGGGCGGCGCGGCACCGGCCGCGCCCGGCGATCGGCTCCCGATCAGAGGCTCACATGGCGTTTCTGCCGCTCCGGAAGGTCCCCGTCGCCGGCGACGCCGAGCGCACCTACGAGGCGTGGCTCGGGGACATCGCCGACGCGCTGACGGACCCGGCGTGCGACCGCGACGAGCTGTGCCGGACCGTCCTCACGGACCTGTACTTCCCGCACCTGCGCGACTCGGAGCCGGGCGATCTGAGCGCGGGCGGGAGGGTCTCCCTGCTGCAGATGGACCCGCGCAACGTCACGCTCGAATCCGAGTACTACGAGGACCTCGATCCCGACCAATACCGTCCGGTGAAGCCGCTCCTGTGGCTCTGGGAGATGTTCGACAAGAGCGCCGTGGGAGAGAACATCCACGTCGGCATCAAGTTTCGGCGCATCCTGGCGCAGCACGTCTTCCGTTCCTGCGGCAAGAACTTCAAGTGCTTCCACCACGTGAAGTTCTCCTTCGGCTACAACATGGAGGTGGGCGACGGCGTGGTGATCCACCGGCACGTGCTGCTGGACGACCGCGGCGGGATCAAGCTGGGCAACAAGACGTCGGTGGCCGATTTCGCCAACATCTACAGCCACACGCACGGCCTGGGCGACCAGCGCGATGTGTTTTCTCCCGCCACCATCCTGGGCGACGGCGTGCGCATCACCTACCACGCCACGGTCCTCGCTGGCGTGCACGTGGCCGATGACGGCATGGTCGGCGCCATGGCTCTCGCCACCAAGAACGTGGAGTCCGGAGAGGTCGCGGTGGGCATCCCCGCCAAGCCCAAGTTCAGCAAGCCGCCCATGGAGGAGCGTCCCAAGCACCCCGGGACGACGGACCCGCTGGCGGAGGATTAGCCTCACCCGGAGGAGGTCAGGGCAAGCCGCCACGGGCCGCGATCCGCTCCATGGCGGGCTCGCTGACGAATCGCGGATCGTGAAACCGGCGGCCCCAGGACAACGGCGTTACGTCGCGGCATGCGCGCAGCACCGGGTCGCCGTACCCCGGGTGCAACGCCTTCCGCAGCGAGGCGCGCGCGTTCGGGTCGGCGCCCCGGTCCAGCAGCAGCTCGGCCCAGAACGCCAGCCGCTCGGAGCCGGATCGATTCCACCAGTAGTTGGGCTGCGACACGACGGCCGAAAAGAGCGGGGTGTGCCCACCGAACCCCTCCGCGTCGGTCCCTGCCGTGGCGTTGGAATCCGCCCCCTGGTCGAGGAGCCAGCGGCCGATCTCCTCTTCGTCGTAGTCCACGCACATGTGCAACAGCGTGGCGCCACCAAGCGGGGTCCCGTGTGTGGCGAACACCTCGTCGTGGCAGCCCAGATCCGGCGGATAGATGTCCTCGTGTGAGAAGCGACGGCTCAGCAGATCCGGATCGCGCCGAAGGTGCTCTCGAAGCAGGTCGATCCGGCCTCGGTGCACCGCCATCGGCGGTGTATCCGGCAGCGTCAGCCCGCGCTGGACGTACGCTTCCAGGATGCGGTGCTTGGAGGGGGGCTTTCGGCTGTCGCTCTCCAGCACCACATCGACCGGGGCGAGTCGCTCCCCGCGCTCTCCCACCACAGGCGCCCCGAGCTCGAGGACGAGTCGTGTCCCGTGTTCGCTGAGCGTGTACGCAGGTCCGCGCAGGAGGCTGGAGTCCGGCCGAGGTGATCCCATCAGAGAATGGACGAGCCGGGCAGAACCCACCTGTCCCTGTAACGCTGCCCGATCCAGCGCCTTCTCGTGATCGCGGGCGCCGAGGTCGTGCAGGAGACGGATGAGGGCGTCCCGGCCGAGGTTGGCCGCGTAGCTCATTGGCGGACCCCAACTGC encodes:
- a CDS encoding FMN-binding protein, giving the protein MRFVLNEAMEQDSPSHCTRSAGGLGALLLAAGLGLGVASLVPTPAAAQFARAPDPEERVLLTVEEALREVFPGHAAVETTAWRPSAERRASMEERLGRRLFEPRYEIMEVRSASGLMGYAVVTDERGKYRPITLMVGVSPDLRVRDTAILVYRESRGGQVQRQRFLRQYRGKDSSDAIRINSDIVNISGATISVRSVNAGVRKILVVVEEWSAAR
- a CDS encoding acyltransferase — its product is MAFLPLRKVPVAGDAERTYEAWLGDIADALTDPACDRDELCRTVLTDLYFPHLRDSEPGDLSAGGRVSLLQMDPRNVTLESEYYEDLDPDQYRPVKPLLWLWEMFDKSAVGENIHVGIKFRRILAQHVFRSCGKNFKCFHHVKFSFGYNMEVGDGVVIHRHVLLDDRGGIKLGNKTSVADFANIYSHTHGLGDQRDVFSPATILGDGVRITYHATVLAGVHVADDGMVGAMALATKNVESGEVAVGIPAKPKFSKPPMEERPKHPGTTDPLAED
- a CDS encoding ankyrin repeat domain-containing protein, whose amino-acid sequence is MSSRHFGVRPNLQQLKSQAKDLLRDVREGKASAVAEFIAFHPAGRLKPGIRLADAQLALARTYGVRSWPRLVRACRVVDAIWADDVPGLEALIRAHPNLLHEMALGTERSSWGPPMSYAANLGRDALIRLLHDLGARDHEKALDRAALQGQVGSARLVHSLMGSPRPDSSLLRGPAYTLSEHGTRLVLELGAPVVGERGERLAPVDVVLESDSRKPPSKHRILEAYVQRGLTLPDTPPMAVHRGRIDLLREHLRRDPDLLSRRFSHEDIYPPDLGCHDEVFATHGTPLGGATLLHMCVDYDEEEIGRWLLDQGADSNATAGTDAEGFGGHTPLFSAVVSQPNYWWNRSGSERLAFWAELLLDRGADPNARASLRKALHPGYGDPVLRACRDVTPLSWGRRFHDPRFVSEPAMERIAARGGLP